Proteins from a single region of Gossypium arboreum isolate Shixiya-1 chromosome 1, ASM2569848v2, whole genome shotgun sequence:
- the LOC108481761 gene encoding G-type lectin S-receptor-like serine/threonine-protein kinase At1g11330 isoform X2, protein MGKTISCSVLLGLVSCFCLQFGTALDTVTPSKSIKDPEFIISQNGIFRLGFFSLANSSNRYVGILYHQIPVQTVVWVANRNRPLKDSSGILNISDDGNLVVLNGKTEILWSSNVTNTAPNATTAQLSDLGNLVLSNGDDAGSSLWESFQHPCNVFLQTMKIGVEIKTGRKVELKSWKSIDDPSDGNFSLGFEHFNIPELVIRKDNQLYFRTGPWNGNIFIGIVYMYTVNFDGFDVVADNPQQPYYITYEYSNDFRLIYYELDSQGKFIERRWDADKGNWINRYPSHESDCDVYGICGAFGICDSSKRPICSCLKGFKPRNAEEWSRGNWSSGCFRNTPLQCQRDNNNGSGAGQGDDEFLEMQMMKVPTFLYRSLIVNGDCKDECMKNCSCVAYAYDDGIGCMLWSGDLVDVKKLSSLGVDLYIRLPSSELDKGKSRKVTVITTAIAGIVVITISALFLWCRMAKNKGGNKKQKEVKHQICSENIGENSIGVKLQQLPIFNFEELATATNNFNHAEKLGQGGFGPVYKGTLDDGKEIAVKRLSKASVQGLEEFMNEMAVISKLQHRNLVRLFGCCVEGEEKMLVYEYMPNKSLDAFLFDPAKKDVLGWRKRFNIIEGISRGLLYLHRDSRLKIIHRDLKASNILLDEELNPKISDFGMARIFGGNENQANTKRVVGT, encoded by the exons ATGGGAAAAACTATTAGCTGCTCTGTTTTATTAGGTTTAGTATCTTGTTTTTGCTTGCAGTTTGGTACTGCTTTAGATACCGTAACACCATCAAAATCCATCAAAGACCCTGAATTTATAATCTCCCAGAATGGTATTTTCCGATTGGGATTCTTCAGCTTGGCTAACTCCAGCAATCGTTATGTAGGGATATTGTACCATCAAATCCCCGTACAAACTGTTGTGTGGGTGGCAAATAGAAACAGGCCTCTCAAAGACTCTTCAGGGATTCTCAACATATCAGATGATGGCAACCTTGTTGTTTTGAATGGCAAAACTGAGATTCTCTGGTCATCAAATGTTACCAATACAGCTCCTAATGCAACAACTGCCCAGCTTTCGGACTTAGGAAACCTCGTTCTCAGTAATGGTGACGATGCAGGAAGCAGCTTATGGGAGAGTTTTCAACACCCTTGTAATGTATTCCTTCAAACAATGAAGATCGGCGTTGAAATAAAAACGGGTCGTAAAGTGGAGCTGAAATCATGGAAAAGCATTGATGATCCATCTGATGGTAACTTTTCTCTTGGTTTTGAACATTTCAACATCCCAGAGCTTGTCATTCGGAAGGATAACCAGCTCTATTTTCGGACCGGTCCATGGAATGGGAATATCTTTATTGGCATAGTATATATGTACACCGTTAATTTTGATGGGTTTGATGTTGTTGCAGATAATCCACAACAACCGTACTATATCACTTATGAATATTCTAATGACTTTAGGTTGATATACTATGAATTAGATTCTCAGGGAAAATTCATTGAACGGAGATGGGATGCGGATAAAGGGAACTGGATAAACAGGTATCCTAGTCATGAATCAGATTGTGATGTTTATGGAATCTGTGGGGCATTTGGCATATGCGATTCATCGAAACGACCCATTTGCAGTTGCTTAAAGGGGTTTAAGCCTAGGAATGCAGAGGAATGGAGTAGAGGTAATTGGAGTAGTGGGTGTTTTAGGAATACCCCTTTGCAGTGCCAAAGAGATAACAACAATGGCAGTGGAGCAGGCCAAGGTGATGATGAGTTTTTGGAGATGCAGATGATGAAAGTGCCGACCTTTCTGTACCGGTCATTAATAGTTAACGGTGACTGCAAAGATGAATGCATGAAGAATTGTTCGTGCGTGGCTTATGCGTATGATGATGGCATTGGTTGCATGTTGTGGAGTGGAGATTTGGTTGATGTCAAGAAACTCTCCAGTCTCGGAGTCGATCTTTACATTCGTCTGCCTTCTTCGGAACTGG ATAAAGGGAAAAGTAGAAAGGTCACTGTTATTACAACAGCAATTGCGGGCATAGTAGTTATTACAATTTCTGCACTCTTCTTATGGTGTAGGATGGCTAAAAATAAAG GCGGGAATAAAAAACAAAAAGAGGTCAAACACCAAATTTGTAGTGAAAATATAGGAGAAAATTCAATTGGAGTAAAACTCCAGCAGCTGCCCATATTCAATTTCGAAGAACTTGCCACCGCGACAAACAACTTCAATCACGCAGAAAAGCTAGGGCAGGGTGGTTTCGGTCCAGTTTACAAG GGAACATTAGATGATGGGAAGGAAATAGCAGTAAAAAGATTGTCGAAAGCTTCGGTGCAAGGGTTGGAAGAATTTATGAATGAAATGGCGGTGATCTCTAAGCTTCAACATCGAAATCTGGTTAGATTGTTTGGCTGTTGTGTTGAAGGAGAAGAGAAGATGCTTGTCTACGAATATATGCCCAACAAAAGTTTGGATGCTTTCCTCTTTG ATCCAGCTAAAAAAGATGTTTTGGGTTGGAGAAAACGATTCAACATTATTGAAGGGATTAGTCGAGGATTGCTTTATCTTCATAGAGATTCAAGGCTAAAGATTATACACAGAGATCTAAAAGCAAGTAACATTTTACTTGATGAAGAATTAAACCCAAAAATTTCGGATTTTGGGATGGCTAGGATTTTCGGAGGCAATGAAAATCAAGCTAACACTAAAAGGGTTGTTGGAACTTA